A window from Capra hircus breed San Clemente unplaced genomic scaffold, ASM170441v1, whole genome shotgun sequence encodes these proteins:
- the LOC102183049 gene encoding polyadenylate-binding protein 1-like 2 — MASLYVGDLHPEVTEAMLYEKFSPAGPILSIRICRDKITRRSLGYAYVNYQQPVDAKRALETLNFDVIKGRPVRIMWSQRDPSLRKSGVGNVFIKNLGKTIDNKALYNIFSAFGNILSCKVACDEKGPKGYGFVHFQKQESAERAIDAMNGMFLNYRKIFVGRFKSHKEREAERGAWARQSTSADVKDFEEDTDEEATLR, encoded by the coding sequence ATGGCCTCGCTGTACGTGGGCGACCTGCACCCTGAGGTGACGGAGGCAATGCTGTACGAGAAGTTCAGCCCGGCTGGGCCCATCCTCTCCATCCGCATTTGCAGGGACAAGATCACCCGCCGCTCGTTGGGCTATGCGTATGTCAACTACCAGCAACCGGTGGACGCCAAGCGGGCCCTGGAGACCCTGAACTTTGATGTCATCAAGGGCAGGCCGGTGCGCATCATGTGGTCCCAGCGGGACCCCTCGCTCCGCAAGAGCGGAGTGGGCAACGTCTTCATCAAGAACCTGGGCAAGACCATCGACAACAAGGCTCTGTACAACATCTTCTCTGCGTTCGGTAACATCCTGTCCTGCAAAGTGGCCTGCGACGAAAAGGGGCCCAAGGGCTATGGGTTCGTGCACTTCCAGAAGCAGGAGTCCGCCGAGCGGGCCATAGATGCGATGAATGGCATGTTCCTGAACTACCGCAAAATTTTCGTTGGGAGATTCAAGTCGCATAAAGAACGAGAGGCCGAAAGGGGAGCCTGGGCCAGGCAGTCCACCAGTGCTGACGTCAAGGATTTTGAGGAAGACACCGATGAGGAGGCCACCTTGCGATGA